TGCCGATCGGTTTACCGAACTGGTGCCGGGTCTTCGCGTAGTCCACCGCGATCTCGTAGGCCGCCATTGCGTGGCCGAGGGACTCCCACGAGGCTCCGCTGCGGGTGGACGTCAGAACGCGGGTGACGTCCTTGAAGGAGTGGCAGCCGGTGAGCCTATTGTCCGCCGGTACCCTGAGTCCTTCGAGGGTGATGTCCGGCTGGAGGATCGCCCTTTTGCCGATCTTTCCGGTGATGACCTCGGTGTGATAGCCGTCCGGGTAGCTGCCGTCGTCGTTGCGCTCCATCACAAAGGCCTTGACCTTGGCGTCCTCGTCGTCGCGGGCGAAGATAATTACGACGTCGGCCATACTGGCGTTGCCGATCCACCGCTTGCGGCCGTTGATGATGTAGTTGTCGCCCTCCCGCCGAGCGCTGGTCTCCAGGGCCACCGAATCGGACCCATGGTCCGGTTCGGTCAGGGCGAAGGCACCGATTTTGTCCAGGGTGGCCATCGCGGGGAGCCAGCGCTGCTTTTGTTCCGCGCTGCCGAGCATGTTGATGGTGCCCATGGCCAGGCCGGACTGGACACCCAGGAACGTATTGACGGAGCCGTCGCCGCGGGAGACTTCCGCCGCGACGATTCCGGCGGCGAGCCGGCTCAGCCCGGGGCAGCCGAATCCGGTGATGGTGGTTCCTACGATGCCGAGGGCGGCGAGTTTCGGGATCAGCTCGAACGGGAACTCGGCGCGCTCCCAGTAGCCGTTTATAACTGGCAGCAGGTCCTTGTCGACGAAGCTGCGGACCTTCAGCCGAAGGGCGCGGTCCTCGGCGGTGAGGAAATCATCCAGCAGGTAGAAGTCGGTGCCTTGTGCGGCCGGTTCCGGTGTCATTGGGTCAGCTCCAGGGGTGGGTGATCGGGAATCTGCGGTTCACGGGGTTCCGTGTTTGCCGGTGTGGGCCGGAACTGGGCGAGCCAGTGCCGTTCGCGTTCCGCCAGGGGCCGCGACTTGCCGGTTTCGGGCCAGACTGAAACAAGCAC
This genomic window from Arthrobacter sp. EM1 contains:
- a CDS encoding acyl-CoA dehydrogenase family protein; its protein translation is MTPEPAAQGTDFYLLDDFLTAEDRALRLKVRSFVDKDLLPVINGYWERAEFPFELIPKLAALGIVGTTITGFGCPGLSRLAAGIVAAEVSRGDGSVNTFLGVQSGLAMGTINMLGSAEQKQRWLPAMATLDKIGAFALTEPDHGSDSVALETSARREGDNYIINGRKRWIGNASMADVVIIFARDDEDAKVKAFVMERNDDGSYPDGYHTEVITGKIGKRAILQPDITLEGLRVPADNRLTGCHSFKDVTRVLTSTRSGASWESLGHAMAAYEIAVDYAKTRHQFGKPIGSFQLVQNKLANMLAELTAMQLICFRLAVLAEDGRMTGPMASLAKMHTAQKARWICSEARDMLGGNGVLLENHVARHMTDMEVVSTYEGTDSIQSLLVGREITGFSAFS